The Candidatus Thiodiazotropha endoloripes genome has a window encoding:
- a CDS encoding UDP-N-acetylmuramoyl-L-alanyl-D-glutamate--2,6-diaminopimelate ligase: MMTAREITETHWLSALLTGLADLPSQQDRQIGGLCLDSRKLVEGDLFLACAGTRQHGLVYAEQAIAKGAEAIVWEPDGGEGDRLAGELQNPSLPLIEVANLTRSLSEIAGRFYDHPSRAMSLYGITGTNGKTSICQLLAQALESEHPCGMVGTLGAGLPGQLETTGMTTPDAVSVQQILFRLLGQGAKSVAMEVSSHALDQYRVDGVVFDCAIFTNLSRDHFDYHGSLENYGNAKRRLFQLPGLGGAVINLDDPFGRQLAESLCQRMPVYGYSIEPDTALPDGVQGWVRATSLRATGGGLSLSVSTPAGESRFESGLLGRFNGANLLAVLSVLLINGWTLERAVEVLAKLSTVPGRMERFGDSGRPTVVVDYAHTPDALEKALQSLRLHCTGRLIVVFGCGGDRDHGKRPMMGEVAAREADLCYLTDDNPRSESSAEIIKQILAGMPNADEVEVEADRGKAIRQAVSAARPGDLVLVAGKGHEDYQLVADQILHFDDREVVQAALAGWQEGAI, translated from the coding sequence ATGATGACGGCCAGAGAGATTACTGAGACGCACTGGCTCTCCGCATTGCTGACTGGTCTAGCGGATCTGCCGTCGCAGCAGGATCGGCAGATCGGCGGGCTCTGTCTGGACAGCCGCAAACTGGTTGAGGGGGATCTGTTCCTGGCTTGTGCCGGAACCCGTCAGCATGGTCTGGTGTATGCCGAGCAGGCGATCGCCAAGGGTGCCGAAGCGATTGTTTGGGAACCGGATGGTGGTGAGGGTGATCGCCTGGCCGGAGAGTTGCAGAATCCCTCTCTGCCGCTGATCGAGGTTGCCAATCTTACCCGCTCTCTCAGCGAGATCGCCGGTCGTTTTTATGACCACCCCAGCCGGGCAATGAGCCTCTACGGAATAACCGGTACCAACGGCAAGACCAGCATCTGTCAGCTGCTGGCGCAGGCGCTGGAAAGCGAACACCCCTGTGGCATGGTGGGTACCCTGGGTGCCGGCCTGCCCGGACAGCTGGAAACCACCGGTATGACAACTCCGGATGCGGTGAGTGTGCAGCAGATCCTCTTCCGGCTTCTGGGGCAGGGTGCCAAATCGGTGGCGATGGAGGTCTCATCCCACGCGCTGGACCAGTACCGGGTGGATGGGGTGGTCTTCGATTGTGCCATCTTCACCAACCTCAGTCGCGACCATTTTGACTATCACGGCAGCCTGGAGAACTACGGCAATGCCAAGCGCCGGCTGTTTCAACTGCCCGGGCTCGGTGGTGCAGTAATCAATCTGGATGACCCCTTCGGTCGCCAGCTGGCTGAATCCCTCTGCCAGAGGATGCCTGTCTATGGATACAGCATCGAACCCGACACTGCTCTGCCGGACGGAGTACAGGGCTGGGTTCGGGCAACCAGTCTGCGGGCTACCGGTGGTGGCTTGAGTCTCTCGGTTTCAACCCCGGCTGGGGAGAGTCGCTTTGAGAGTGGCCTGTTGGGGCGCTTCAATGGCGCCAATCTGCTGGCTGTGTTGAGTGTGCTGTTGATCAATGGCTGGACGCTTGAGCGGGCGGTTGAGGTATTGGCGAAGCTCTCCACCGTGCCCGGCCGTATGGAGCGCTTTGGCGATTCCGGCAGACCAACCGTGGTGGTCGATTATGCGCATACTCCGGATGCCCTGGAGAAGGCTCTTCAGTCACTGCGGTTGCACTGCACCGGTCGCTTGATTGTCGTCTTCGGCTGCGGCGGTGACAGGGACCACGGCAAGCGTCCGATGATGGGTGAAGTGGCCGCAAGGGAAGCTGACCTCTGTTATCTGACCGATGACAATCCACGCAGTGAATCGAGCGCCGAGATCATCAAGCAGATTCTTGCCGGCATGCCCAATGCGGATGAAGTTGAGGTGGAAGCCGATCGGGGTAAGGCGATCCGACAGGCGGTCTCCGCCGCCAGACCCGGTGACCTGGTGCTGGTGGCGGGCAAGGGGCATGAGGATTATCAGTTGGTGGCGGACCAGATTTTGCACTTCGACGATCGGGAAGTGGTCCAGGCGGCCCTTGCCGGGTGGCAGGAGGGGGCGATATGA
- a CDS encoding peptidoglycan D,D-transpeptidase FtsI family protein — MANRKKKKAQQAEIIRQPSYRARRYTVLAVMALAYVSLIWQSVDRQVFETAFLQEQGERRYLRTMKVSASRGMITDRNGEPLSISTPVKSVVANPRVVKSDNQTIGALASILDLNPDRLRRQLSSDRSFVYLKRRINPDQAEKVAALEIKGLDLLSEYRRFYPSGEVMSHIVGFTNIDDQGQEGMELAYDQWLSGTPGAKRVIKDGSGRVVNQVENIQSPAPGKDLTLSIDRRLQFLAYRELKAAVAKHRARSGSVVILDAQNGEILAMVNSPAYNPNDLQDRRSSKLRNRSVTDVFEPGSTIKPFAVAAAMEQGKFRPTTPIDVSPGYMKVGRYLVRDHRNYGMIDVATVLRKSSNVGASKIALSMPPETLWQLYTKLGFGSSPESLFPGESSGRLPHFSDWSSFEQATLSFGYGLSVTPLQLARAYAVLANHGERLPVSLLKQDQQPVGERVLRQSTARSVVAMLESVVSRDGSAPLAAVPGYRVAGKTGTAKKSVAGGYAEDKYLSLFVGMAPATRPRLVMAVFIDEPGGEEYYGGVVAGPVFSKVMSGALRLMNIPPDKPWHDDKLMARLGEQE; from the coding sequence ATGGCCAACCGGAAGAAAAAAAAGGCACAGCAGGCGGAGATCATCCGGCAACCGAGCTATCGGGCCCGGCGCTATACTGTGCTTGCAGTGATGGCTCTGGCCTATGTCTCGCTGATCTGGCAGTCGGTGGATCGGCAGGTCTTCGAGACCGCTTTTCTTCAGGAGCAGGGAGAGCGTCGCTATCTGCGTACCATGAAGGTCAGCGCCAGTCGGGGCATGATCACCGATCGCAACGGTGAGCCGCTGTCGATCAGTACACCGGTCAAGAGTGTGGTGGCCAATCCACGGGTGGTGAAGAGCGATAACCAGACCATCGGTGCGCTCGCCTCAATTCTCGATCTGAATCCGGACCGTCTGCGTCGTCAGCTCTCCAGTGATCGCAGCTTCGTCTATCTGAAACGTCGCATCAATCCGGATCAGGCTGAAAAGGTCGCAGCGCTTGAGATCAAGGGTCTGGATCTGCTGTCAGAGTATCGTCGCTTCTATCCCAGCGGTGAAGTGATGTCGCACATCGTCGGTTTCACCAATATCGATGATCAGGGCCAGGAGGGGATGGAGTTGGCCTATGACCAGTGGCTCAGTGGTACCCCGGGGGCCAAGCGGGTGATCAAGGATGGCAGTGGTCGGGTGGTCAATCAGGTGGAGAATATCCAGAGCCCCGCTCCAGGTAAGGATCTGACCCTGAGTATCGATCGCCGACTGCAGTTCCTCGCCTATCGGGAGCTCAAGGCGGCGGTGGCCAAACATCGCGCCCGATCCGGTTCTGTGGTGATCCTCGATGCGCAGAATGGTGAGATTCTGGCGATGGTCAACAGCCCCGCCTACAATCCCAATGACCTGCAGGATCGCCGTTCAAGCAAGCTGCGCAATCGCTCGGTGACCGATGTCTTCGAACCAGGCTCCACGATTAAGCCTTTTGCGGTGGCTGCGGCAATGGAGCAGGGTAAATTCAGGCCGACCACACCGATCGATGTCTCGCCCGGTTATATGAAGGTGGGTCGTTATCTGGTGCGGGATCATCGTAACTACGGGATGATCGATGTGGCCACGGTGCTGCGTAAATCAAGTAACGTGGGCGCCAGCAAGATTGCCCTGTCGATGCCGCCGGAAACCCTCTGGCAGCTCTATACCAAGCTGGGATTTGGCTCCAGTCCTGAGTCGCTGTTTCCGGGAGAGTCGAGCGGACGTCTGCCCCATTTTTCCGATTGGTCTTCGTTTGAGCAGGCCACCCTTTCCTTTGGTTATGGCCTCTCGGTCACTCCGTTGCAGCTGGCCCGAGCCTATGCAGTGCTGGCCAATCACGGTGAGCGGTTGCCGGTCTCTCTGCTCAAGCAGGATCAACAGCCCGTCGGTGAGCGGGTATTGCGCCAGAGTACCGCAAGAAGTGTGGTCGCGATGCTGGAATCGGTGGTCAGCCGTGACGGATCGGCCCCGCTGGCGGCGGTGCCCGGCTACCGGGTTGCCGGTAAAACCGGTACCGCCAAGAAATCGGTCGCCGGTGGCTATGCGGAAGATAAGTATCTCTCCCTGTTTGTCGGTATGGCTCCGGCCACCCGGCCACGCCTGGTGATGGCGGTGTTTATCGACGAACCCGGGGGCGAGGAGTATTACGGAGGTGTGGTTGCCGGTCCGGTCTTTTCCAAAGTGATGAGCGGTGCTCTGCGGTTGATGAATATCCCGCCGGACAAGCCCTGGCATGACGATAAGCTGATGGCCCGACTCGGAGAGCAGGAATGA
- the ftsL gene encoding cell division protein FtsL, with the protein MSVSGKVLFSLLLLAVLISAIGVVYSKYLSRKHFVALQELQAEQERIGVEWGRLQLEESTLATHSVVERKARDGLKMHLPDFTEIVVIKH; encoded by the coding sequence GTGAGCGTCAGTGGAAAAGTGCTCTTTTCACTGCTGCTGCTGGCAGTGCTGATATCGGCAATCGGGGTTGTCTATAGCAAGTATCTCAGCAGAAAACACTTTGTCGCCTTGCAGGAGTTGCAGGCGGAACAGGAGCGCATTGGTGTTGAGTGGGGCAGATTGCAGCTAGAGGAGAGCACCCTGGCAACCCACTCGGTGGTTGAACGCAAAGCGCGTGACGGTTTGAAGATGCATCTGCCCGACTTTACCGAAATCGTAGTCATCAAACATTGA
- the rsmH gene encoding 16S rRNA (cytosine(1402)-N(4))-methyltransferase RsmH translates to MAQEHLSVLLQASVEALKVEPMGIYIDATFGRGGHSRLILDGLGEQGRLIGIDRDPQAVAHGEQLFAQDDRFQMVQENFAMLAEVAEQQGVAGQVNGILLDLGVSSPQLDQAQRGFSFIQDGPLDMRMDPSRGVSAAEWLAKAESREIAQVLKTYGEERHAKRIARALVEARVEQPIETTGRLAELVSQANPAWEKGKHPATRSFQAIRIFINGELDALRETLDGVIDVLAPGGRLAVISFHSLEDRIVKRFMRDQAKGDPFPPGVPVTDDQRQPRLRLVGKAITPDEAETGANPRARSAVLRVAERCL, encoded by the coding sequence ATGGCGCAGGAACATCTTTCGGTACTGTTGCAGGCCTCCGTTGAGGCGCTGAAGGTTGAGCCGATGGGCATCTATATCGATGCCACATTCGGGCGGGGTGGCCATAGTCGGCTGATCCTCGATGGATTGGGTGAGCAGGGGCGATTGATCGGGATCGACAGGGATCCTCAGGCCGTGGCTCATGGTGAGCAATTGTTTGCACAAGATGACCGCTTTCAAATGGTACAGGAGAACTTTGCCATGCTTGCGGAGGTCGCTGAACAACAGGGTGTCGCGGGACAGGTGAATGGGATCTTACTCGATCTCGGGGTCTCCTCACCCCAGTTGGATCAGGCGCAGCGCGGCTTCAGTTTCATCCAGGATGGTCCTTTGGATATGCGAATGGATCCGAGTCGTGGGGTATCGGCGGCGGAGTGGCTGGCGAAAGCTGAGAGTCGGGAGATTGCTCAGGTGCTGAAAACCTATGGTGAGGAGCGCCATGCCAAGCGCATCGCCCGTGCCCTTGTCGAGGCAAGGGTGGAGCAGCCGATCGAGACCACCGGTCGCCTGGCGGAGCTGGTGAGCCAGGCCAATCCTGCCTGGGAGAAAGGCAAGCATCCGGCAACCCGGAGTTTTCAGGCGATCCGTATTTTTATTAATGGTGAACTCGACGCATTGAGGGAGACCCTTGATGGTGTCATTGATGTATTGGCCCCGGGGGGCAGGTTGGCAGTGATCAGTTTTCACTCTTTGGAGGACCGCATCGTCAAGCGGTTCATGAGGGACCAGGCCAAAGGCGACCCATTTCCTCCGGGTGTGCCGGTGACTGACGATCAGCGGCAGCCCAGATTGCGTCTGGTGGGCAAGGCGATAACTCCTGATGAAGCTGAGACCGGCGCCAATCCAAGGGCGCGCAGTGCAGTATTGCGTGTTGCGGAGAGGTGTCTGTGA
- the mraZ gene encoding division/cell wall cluster transcriptional repressor MraZ, with amino-acid sequence MFRGISSLNLDTKGRLAIPTRYREQLVDVCASELVITADMDHCLLIYPKPTWLEIEKKLVAMPTFDAAARNMQRLYIGSAAELDMDGQGRILLPPALRKFAGLDKKVALVGQMNKFELWDEETWMSKQEDWLKSVDLTDLNLPPEFKSLSI; translated from the coding sequence TTGTTTCGAGGGATTTCATCGCTCAATTTGGATACGAAAGGGCGGCTTGCGATACCAACCCGGTATCGGGAGCAACTCGTGGATGTGTGCGCCTCCGAATTAGTGATAACCGCCGATATGGATCACTGTCTGCTGATCTACCCCAAACCCACATGGCTTGAAATCGAAAAGAAGCTGGTGGCCATGCCGACCTTCGATGCGGCTGCGCGAAATATGCAGCGTCTCTATATCGGTAGTGCTGCTGAATTGGACATGGATGGACAGGGCCGGATTCTTCTGCCCCCGGCATTGCGCAAGTTTGCCGGGCTCGACAAGAAGGTCGCCCTGGTCGGTCAGATGAATAAATTTGAGTTATGGGATGAAGAGACCTGGATGTCCAAGCAGGAGGACTGGCTGAAGAGCGTGGATCTGACGGATCTCAATTTACCGCCAGAGTTCAAGTCCCTTTCAATCTGA
- a CDS encoding PAAR-like domain-containing protein: MANEVFANGREISCKAGDAKSICEFPDVCFTPPQTPATPPGVPIPYPNTGMSKDTTKGTKKVKISKKEIMLKNKSYYKKSMGDEAGCAPKKGIISSTNRGKVYFISWSFDVKFEGKNVDRQLDMTTHNHNPAVGTGSVPTVDVDGMAVAAPAADEKCTLKPYKDGCDGGKTPHHCVPDHCFKEKGKKGEYYPGAVKHSEGLCICVSGSTKSTTPSGGTTRKKDHASEDKFVAALAEHGRIHHKFDKLERELGNKGDPKNTATIGDLEDKAAEVIAEVTGCDKDNLKKQMRDYHEGKGVGDSTKLRADPFGRRKNPPKNVMGTGVTPATSIGR; this comes from the coding sequence ATGGCTAATGAAGTGTTTGCCAACGGGCGTGAAATATCATGTAAAGCAGGGGATGCAAAGTCGATTTGTGAGTTTCCCGATGTCTGCTTCACTCCACCGCAAACACCTGCAACGCCACCCGGTGTTCCCATCCCCTATCCGAATACAGGGATGTCCAAGGACACCACAAAAGGGACCAAAAAGGTCAAAATCTCCAAGAAGGAGATTATGCTTAAAAACAAGTCGTACTATAAGAAGTCGATGGGTGATGAGGCTGGGTGTGCACCTAAAAAAGGCATAATCTCCAGCACCAACCGAGGTAAGGTTTATTTCATATCCTGGTCATTCGATGTGAAGTTCGAAGGTAAGAACGTAGATCGACAACTGGATATGACAACCCATAACCATAATCCAGCCGTGGGCACCGGGAGTGTGCCGACTGTGGATGTGGATGGCATGGCTGTTGCGGCGCCTGCTGCTGATGAGAAGTGTACATTAAAGCCATACAAGGATGGTTGTGATGGGGGCAAAACACCGCACCATTGTGTTCCTGATCACTGTTTCAAGGAGAAGGGGAAAAAGGGTGAATATTATCCCGGGGCCGTGAAACACTCTGAGGGACTCTGTATCTGTGTATCCGGATCGACCAAATCCACGACACCATCCGGTGGTACAACCAGGAAAAAGGATCACGCCAGTGAAGATAAGTTTGTGGCCGCGCTGGCTGAGCATGGCCGGATTCACCATAAGTTTGATAAATTGGAGAGAGAGCTGGGGAATAAGGGAGATCCCAAAAATACGGCAACGATCGGTGACCTTGAGGATAAGGCGGCTGAGGTTATCGCAGAGGTAACCGGTTGCGACAAAGACAATCTTAAAAAGCAGATGCGGGATTATCATGAAGGCAAGGGCGTCGGCGACTCAACCAAGTTGCGGGCGGATCCGTTTGGCAGACGTAAGAATCCGCCGAAAAATGTGATGGGTACAGGTGTTACACCTGCCACTAGTATCGGTCGATAA
- a CDS encoding DUF2169 family type VI secretion system accessory protein, which yields MELLNATGMQAGYTMGTRPDGRELLVVAVKGTFNIPPIRQQVTLADEQKVLIEADSFTGEPGFSAPLYEVDFAPVKPMCDVLLNGSAYAPGGKAVTRVEVTLRVGSMFKSFAVTGNRTWEAGKLAISPGYPGLFETMPISYDCAFGGVDNFHENERKHSAWMANPVGCGYHKQLAQELVDGSPMPNTEELRRPITMPNGTYAPMAFGPLGRGWDPRMQLAGTYDQEWIDTNFPFLPPDFKEAYYQAAPVDQQIPYLRGGERVFLENLTPEGQTSFDLPQIEMPVVFFYKNGEQLQQRAVIDTLVLEPDEGVFTLTWRAALPLKKSMFEISQVLAGRKPRGWWRARRLGKTYYPSLADLVADKQATGEA from the coding sequence ATGGAATTGCTCAATGCCACCGGAATGCAAGCCGGCTATACCATGGGAACTCGTCCTGATGGGCGAGAGTTGCTGGTGGTGGCTGTCAAAGGCACTTTCAATATTCCACCGATTCGTCAGCAGGTAACTCTGGCAGATGAGCAGAAGGTCTTGATCGAAGCGGACAGCTTCACAGGTGAGCCCGGCTTTTCCGCACCGCTGTATGAAGTCGATTTCGCACCGGTGAAACCTATGTGTGATGTGCTGTTGAATGGCAGCGCCTATGCGCCTGGTGGTAAAGCTGTTACACGGGTGGAAGTGACACTCAGAGTCGGATCGATGTTCAAGTCGTTTGCCGTTACCGGCAACAGGACATGGGAGGCCGGTAAACTGGCCATCAGCCCAGGTTACCCCGGTTTGTTTGAAACGATGCCGATCAGCTATGACTGCGCCTTTGGCGGGGTGGACAACTTTCATGAAAATGAACGCAAGCACTCAGCCTGGATGGCCAACCCAGTAGGTTGTGGATACCACAAGCAACTGGCTCAGGAACTGGTCGACGGCTCACCGATGCCCAATACAGAAGAGTTGAGGCGTCCGATTACCATGCCTAACGGTACCTATGCGCCGATGGCTTTCGGTCCTCTGGGGCGAGGCTGGGATCCAAGAATGCAGCTTGCCGGCACCTACGATCAGGAGTGGATCGATACGAACTTTCCCTTCCTGCCACCGGATTTCAAAGAGGCTTACTATCAGGCTGCTCCGGTTGATCAGCAGATCCCCTATCTGCGGGGTGGTGAACGGGTATTTCTTGAGAATCTGACGCCTGAGGGGCAGACCTCATTCGATCTGCCGCAAATTGAAATGCCAGTGGTCTTTTTCTACAAAAATGGAGAGCAGTTGCAGCAACGTGCCGTCATCGACACGCTTGTGCTGGAGCCGGATGAAGGGGTGTTCACACTGACTTGGCGGGCTGCACTGCCGCTTAAGAAGAGTATGTTTGAGATCAGTCAGGTTTTGGCCGGCAGAAAACCCCGTGGATGGTGGCGTGCCCGGAGACTGGGTAAAACCTATTACCCGTCACTCGCCGATCTGGTTGCCGATAAACAGGCGACAGGGGAAGCATGA
- a CDS encoding DUF1835 domain-containing protein, whose amino-acid sequence MIQSLPALRRQFDSEQKQFHDFPADDPRCLQPLSLDQCKKQAKQLLKALNQGQAWSRTASHPKAESLQADQLKLADAQLIIAREQGFPSWPKLKHHVEASEMAARAIQSGRPDPLDGQLRTLHIRCGTDVMYKLAVAGFRGDFLCFADPYIQGPVPAETDRQRFIDIRSSFIANSNWRLKPQAVKDLTADYDALEQIGDYQRVCFWFEHDAYDVLVFSKLLHFLQDRTKRPEQMAFICVDHYPGVARFNGIGQLPVETMPLLWQQFTPLEEHHIEFGRQCWEAYTAPTPEALSQIVNLQAPAFPQILPALKRHIKELPWRADGLSLSERLTLQILHEQGPQDGAKLFYHWYTSVYEPLAFMGDSSYWKVLSHLVEARRPAIELVKGSSKPIDWQVSLTGFGRKLLAGEGHWQSHNDYDVWFGGVHNRTPGKLWYWDDEIGRVIQA is encoded by the coding sequence ATGATCCAGTCACTCCCGGCGTTGCGTCGCCAGTTTGATTCTGAGCAGAAGCAGTTTCACGATTTTCCTGCGGATGACCCCCGCTGCCTGCAACCGCTCTCTCTTGATCAGTGTAAAAAGCAGGCCAAGCAACTGTTAAAAGCCCTCAATCAGGGCCAAGCCTGGTCACGAACCGCATCCCACCCCAAGGCGGAAAGTCTGCAGGCGGATCAGCTTAAACTGGCCGATGCTCAACTGATCATAGCCCGCGAGCAGGGCTTTCCATCCTGGCCCAAACTGAAACACCATGTGGAAGCAAGCGAAATGGCCGCCCGGGCGATCCAGAGTGGCCGCCCGGATCCCTTGGACGGTCAGCTGCGGACACTGCATATCCGCTGTGGCACCGATGTGATGTACAAGCTGGCTGTGGCGGGCTTCCGTGGTGACTTTCTCTGTTTTGCCGATCCCTATATCCAGGGGCCTGTGCCGGCTGAAACGGACCGGCAAAGGTTCATCGACATTCGCAGTAGCTTCATTGCGAACAGCAACTGGCGTCTGAAGCCCCAGGCGGTCAAGGATCTGACCGCCGATTATGATGCCCTGGAACAGATCGGGGATTACCAGCGGGTCTGCTTTTGGTTCGAGCACGATGCCTACGATGTCCTGGTCTTTAGCAAACTCCTGCATTTTCTACAGGATCGAACCAAGCGCCCTGAGCAGATGGCATTCATCTGCGTGGATCACTATCCCGGTGTGGCGCGGTTCAACGGGATCGGGCAGCTGCCGGTCGAAACCATGCCGCTGCTGTGGCAGCAGTTTACCCCCCTTGAGGAGCACCATATCGAGTTCGGCCGCCAGTGCTGGGAGGCCTATACCGCCCCAACCCCGGAGGCCTTGAGCCAAATCGTCAATCTGCAGGCTCCGGCTTTTCCGCAGATCCTGCCCGCCTTGAAACGGCACATCAAGGAGCTGCCTTGGCGTGCCGACGGTCTGTCGCTCTCAGAACGTCTGACGCTGCAGATTCTGCATGAGCAGGGCCCCCAGGATGGGGCAAAACTCTTCTATCATTGGTACACCTCCGTCTATGAACCCCTGGCCTTCATGGGTGACAGCAGTTACTGGAAGGTGTTGTCACATCTGGTTGAGGCCCGGCGCCCGGCTATCGAGCTGGTGAAGGGTTCTTCCAAACCAATTGACTGGCAGGTCTCACTGACCGGATTTGGGCGGAAACTGCTGGCTGGTGAGGGGCACTGGCAATCCCACAATGACTATGACGTCTGGTTTGGCGGGGTGCACAATCGTACCCCTGGCAAACTTTGGTACTGGGATGACGAAATTGGCCGGGTCATACAGGCGTAG
- the rmuC gene encoding DNA recombination protein RmuC has protein sequence MEWFTQISSPLQVLLILGLSGLLLLGWVLYWLARLLDTQQREQQVRVHHQQQLQEQLHEMERRNAKEQSELRELLSERIAKGMLAQQRLIHGMQQTQLERADKLSQLLDRRFADIKEHLGGDAGRLRLDLLAQFENLKKVVTDNLADGRLQQQEKLAELRESMTRSLAHQREAFDERQTQSMSKQHETLQSGMGEVRKQVAEALTQHADNLGKRVEGLTETTDQRLKEISGQVEKRLSEGFEKTTETFNQVLTHLTRIDEAQKKITELSTNVVSLQEVLSDKRSRGAFGEVQLSALVRNVMPESGFSLQHTLSNGRRADCVLFLPDPTGNVAIDAKFPLESYQRMLDDQLPESDRNQAQRQFRIDIRKHMEDIASRYIIPGETSDGAVMFIPAEAVFAEIHARFPDLVEEAFRKRVWLVSPTTMMAILTTARAVMKDAATREQVHIIQDHLRALSKDFGRFQNRMDNLARHIGQAHQDVSDVNISARKISNRFEKIEKVELDEEESPDLPVFRKASLPSSEEE, from the coding sequence ATGGAATGGTTTACACAGATATCTTCACCGCTTCAGGTACTGTTGATTCTCGGCTTGTCAGGGCTGCTGTTGCTCGGCTGGGTGCTCTACTGGCTGGCCCGGCTACTCGATACCCAGCAGCGGGAGCAGCAGGTCCGGGTCCACCACCAGCAGCAGCTTCAGGAGCAGTTGCATGAGATGGAGCGGCGTAATGCCAAGGAGCAGAGTGAACTGCGCGAGCTGCTGTCGGAACGGATCGCCAAGGGCATGTTGGCCCAGCAGAGGTTGATTCACGGCATGCAGCAGACCCAGCTCGAGCGTGCGGATAAGCTCAGCCAGCTGCTCGACCGGCGATTTGCCGATATCAAGGAGCATCTGGGGGGTGATGCGGGACGTCTGCGACTGGATCTGCTGGCCCAGTTTGAAAACCTGAAGAAGGTAGTGACCGACAATCTGGCCGACGGCCGCCTGCAGCAGCAGGAGAAGCTTGCCGAGCTGCGGGAGTCGATGACCCGCTCACTGGCTCATCAGCGTGAGGCTTTCGACGAGCGTCAGACCCAGAGCATGAGCAAACAGCATGAGACTCTGCAGTCGGGCATGGGGGAGGTGCGTAAGCAGGTTGCTGAAGCACTGACCCAGCATGCGGACAACCTGGGCAAGCGGGTCGAGGGGCTGACCGAGACCACCGATCAGCGCCTGAAGGAGATCAGTGGCCAGGTCGAGAAGCGTCTCAGTGAGGGTTTCGAGAAGACCACCGAGACCTTCAATCAGGTGCTCACCCATCTGACCCGCATCGACGAGGCGCAGAAGAAGATCACCGAGCTCTCCACCAATGTGGTCTCACTGCAGGAGGTGCTCTCGGACAAGCGTTCCAGAGGAGCCTTTGGTGAGGTGCAGTTGAGTGCGCTGGTGCGCAATGTGATGCCGGAGAGCGGCTTCTCGCTGCAACATACCCTGAGCAACGGTCGTCGCGCCGATTGTGTGCTGTTTCTGCCCGATCCCACCGGTAATGTGGCGATCGATGCGAAGTTTCCCCTGGAGTCCTATCAGAGAATGCTCGACGACCAGCTGCCCGAGTCGGATCGTAATCAGGCACAGCGGCAGTTCCGCATCGATATCCGCAAGCACATGGAGGATATCGCCTCGCGTTATATCATTCCGGGTGAAACCTCCGACGGTGCAGTGATGTTCATCCCGGCCGAGGCGGTGTTCGCTGAGATCCACGCCCGTTTCCCGGACCTGGTGGAAGAGGCGTTCCGCAAACGGGTCTGGCTGGTCTCGCCAACCACCATGATGGCGATACTGACCACGGCCAGGGCGGTGATGAAGGATGCAGCCACCCGCGAGCAGGTGCATATCATTCAGGATCATCTGCGCGCCCTGTCGAAGGATTTCGGCCGCTTCCAGAACCGTATGGACAATCTGGCCCGGCATATCGGACAGGCTCATCAGGATGTCAGTGATGTGAATATCTCCGCGCGTAAGATCAGCAACCGCTTCGAAAAGATCGAAAAGGTGGAGCTGGATGAAGAGGAGAGCCCCGACCTGCCGGTATTCCGCAAGGCTTCGTTACCATCGTCTGAGGAAGAGTGA